A window of the bacterium genome harbors these coding sequences:
- a CDS encoding ATP-binding protein, translating into MSIFNYESDDAIGLVESVDTATVVVRVGNEEKLRQLQVNHLVALRSSKVGQFLIGLVTKIMRKASSNPIDEDMPDEGTIVENVVKITLIGTHIDKVGTKPNVFKRTLETVPEINAECFVISSEKLTQFMRAISTLAAENKNPLSMGKYTLDDEAEAWLDGNKFFQRHAVIVGSTGSGKSWSVARLIEQVASLPSANALIFDIHGEYKPLADEIESIEHLKIAGPGDSDVGNNIFLPYWLLTYEEMIAMMLDRSDQNAPNQARVFFDAVINAKKSKLNYENKTDILSNFTIDSPLPYALDKVITELDNFDKEMVPGAKTEKQGPLFGKLTRFIQRLKTKQSDKRLNFLFSSNADLQKYEWFEEFGQKLMGFEKGAKGVKVINFAEVPSDILPLIIGLVARVIFSIQQWTKEADRHPIALFCDEAHLYITENPKSTIDESALSNFERIAKEGRKYGIGLVVVSQRPADVNRTVLSQSNNFIAMRLTNAEDQSVIKRLFPDSLGNFAELLPILDIGEALIVGDASLLPSRIKVAEPKVKPKSATVDFWDEWAKSKDENAIKAAIDSLRKQTKA; encoded by the coding sequence ATGAGTATTTTTAATTATGAAAGTGATGATGCTATTGGATTGGTAGAAAGTGTTGATACAGCAACAGTTGTAGTCAGAGTTGGAAATGAAGAAAAACTCAGACAATTACAGGTTAATCATCTGGTAGCATTAAGAAGCAGTAAAGTAGGACAATTTCTTATAGGATTAGTTACTAAAATCATGAGAAAAGCATCTTCCAATCCAATTGATGAAGATATGCCTGATGAAGGGACTATTGTTGAGAATGTAGTAAAAATTACTCTGATAGGAACGCATATTGACAAAGTAGGGACAAAGCCAAATGTGTTTAAACGTACACTGGAAACTGTCCCGGAAATTAATGCCGAATGCTTTGTGATTAGCAGTGAGAAATTAACTCAATTCATGCGAGCGATTTCTACGTTAGCAGCCGAGAATAAGAATCCATTATCTATGGGAAAATATACCTTGGATGATGAAGCCGAAGCTTGGCTGGATGGAAATAAGTTTTTTCAGCGTCATGCTGTTATTGTGGGCAGTACCGGTTCAGGTAAGTCCTGGAGTGTAGCAAGGCTTATTGAACAAGTCGCAAGTCTGCCATCTGCAAATGCTTTGATATTTGATATTCACGGTGAGTACAAACCGTTGGCCGATGAAATTGAAAGCATTGAGCACTTGAAAATTGCCGGACCAGGCGATAGTGATGTTGGAAACAACATCTTTTTGCCCTATTGGCTGCTTACATATGAAGAGATGATAGCCATGATGCTGGACAGGAGCGACCAAAATGCTCCCAATCAAGCAAGGGTTTTTTTTGACGCTGTAATCAACGCAAAGAAAAGCAAACTTAATTATGAAAATAAAACCGATATTTTAAGTAATTTTACCATTGATAGTCCGCTACCTTATGCGTTGGATAAAGTTATAACTGAATTGGATAACTTTGATAAAGAAATGGTTCCTGGAGCGAAAACTGAAAAACAAGGCCCTTTGTTTGGGAAACTAACAAGATTTATTCAAAGACTAAAAACAAAACAAAGCGATAAAAGGCTTAACTTTTTATTCAGCTCAAATGCTGATTTGCAGAAGTATGAATGGTTTGAAGAATTCGGTCAAAAACTAATGGGATTTGAGAAGGGCGCAAAAGGAGTGAAAGTTATTAATTTTGCAGAAGTTCCGTCTGATATTTTACCTTTGATTATCGGATTGGTAGCAAGAGTTATATTTTCTATTCAACAATGGACAAAAGAGGCAGATAGGCATCCTATTGCGCTATTTTGTGATGAAGCGCACCTTTATATAACAGAAAATCCTAAATCCACTATTGATGAATCTGCATTAAGTAACTTTGAAAGAATAGCGAAAGAAGGTCGGAAATATGGCATTGGTTTAGTTGTGGTTAGTCAACGCCCGGCAGATGTAAACCGTACTGTTTTAAGCCAAAGCAATAACTTCATTGCTATGAGACTAACTAATGCTGAAGATCAGTCTGTAATAAAGCGTCTTTTTCCCGATAGTTTAGGTAATTTCGCTGAATTATTGCCAATACTTGATATTGGTGAGGCGTTGATTGTTGGTGATGCTTCATTATTGCCCAGTAGAATAAAAGTTGCAGAACCAAAAGTAAAGCCAAAAAGCGCTACAGTTGATTTTTGGGATGAATGGGCAAAATCAAAAGATGAGAATGCTATCAAAGCTGCAATTGATTCTTTGCGGAAACAGACAAAAGCGTGA
- a CDS encoding DUF86 domain-containing protein, which translates to MYDKEIILDVLRQIYDAIQKVIRRFEPISAVSDFTDTPDGIDKLDSICMMIIAIGESLKKIDKITDHKLLKQYPEIDWTGAKGMRDIITHHYFDIDAEEIFWVCKHQIKPLADTIKKIIQDIE; encoded by the coding sequence ATGTATGATAAAGAAATAATTTTAGATGTATTGCGGCAGATTTATGATGCGATTCAAAAAGTGATCCGACGTTTTGAGCCGATTAGCGCGGTTAGCGATTTTACTGATACTCCGGACGGTATAGATAAATTAGACAGTATTTGTATGATGATTATTGCCATTGGCGAAAGTCTGAAAAAAATTGATAAAATTACGGATCACAAACTCTTGAAGCAATACCCTGAAATAGACTGGACAGGCGCCAAAGGAATGCGGGACATTATTACGCACCATTATTTTGATATAGATGCTGAAGAAATCTTTTGGGTCTGCAAACACCAGATAAAACCTCTTGCCGATACAATCAAAAAAATTATTCAGGATATTGAATAA
- a CDS encoding nucleotidyltransferase domain-containing protein, with amino-acid sequence MSRSDVIKILKEFKAKDAEKYGILVLGIFGSVARDQATDKSDVDVFLETKIPDPFNIVHIKQDLEKQLHQHVDIVRLRERMNPFLKKRIEKEAVYV; translated from the coding sequence ATGTCCCGTTCCGATGTTATTAAAATACTCAAAGAATTTAAAGCAAAGGATGCTGAAAAATACGGCATTTTGGTGTTGGGCATTTTTGGTTCTGTTGCCAGAGACCAGGCTACTGATAAAAGCGATGTGGATGTTTTTCTTGAAACTAAAATCCCGGACCCCTTTAACATCGTGCATATAAAACAAGATTTGGAGAAACAACTCCACCAGCATGTAGACATTGTGAGACTTCGTGAAAGAATGAATCCTTTTTTAAAAAAACGGATTGAAAAGGAAGCTGTGTATGTATGA